In Actinoplanes lobatus, the DNA window GCGTTCGGCGAGGCCGGCCAGGACCCGGGTGGCGTAGTCCCGGGTGGCCTGGAGCAGGGCGGGCAGGTCGTCGAGGTCGTGGGCGAGTCGCTGATGCACGGCCTGAACGCTAGGAGCGACCGCCGGGCGTTGTCGCGGTCCACTTCGGCTCGCCTGGCCCTGCCCCGGCCGTCCGCGGTCAGCGACGGGTGTAGATGACGCCCAGCTTGTCCACGGCGGACCCGGATCGCCCGTGGAACCCGGCGATCTGCCAGCCGGCCGGCGCCGTCCGGGTGACGCAGTCCGACGTGGTCGTGCCACCGGCGACGCTGTTGCCGAGGTTGGTGGTGAACCTCGCGTAGAAGATCCGGGTGTGCCCGCTGTACGCGGCACGGCACAGGTAGGCACCCGTCACGTACTCGCCGCTGCCCAGGGTGAGCGACTTCGCCGTGCCGCCGGTGCCGCCGTGGGCCAGGACCGTCCCGGTGGCGAGGGTGAGGTTGACCTGGTCGACCCGGGAGCTGGCGCGCAGCCCGATCACGGTGGCGCGGGCCGCCGCCGGGACCGACACGATGTCGTTGTAGTGGTCGCCGTGCGGTCCGCCGAACTGGTCACTGAGCTGGTAGTCCGGGTTCGCCGTCCAGCCGAACGCGGTGCTGACCGGGAAGTGGTCGGAGAGCATCAGGCCGTCGTCGGTACGGAATCCGGCGTCCTCGTTGTGGTAGTCCGTCGCGGTGAGAGTGACCGCCCGGCCGCTCCGGTAGAGGATCTTGTCGACCACCTCGCAGGTGTCGGTGACCGCGGCCGCGTCGCACACCAGCGCGTCCGAGCCGGCGGCCGGGGCGCTGCCGCCGCGTTCCAGCCGCACCCAGGCGTCGGTGAGCCCGTTGGCGGCGGTGAAGTCGCGGATCGTGTCGGCGGCGCGGGTGTAGCGGGTGTTGGTGTCGCCCATGACGATCACCGCGTTGCCGGCCGAGTGGGTGGTGATGAAGGCCGTCAGCTGGTTCAGGTTGTCGGCGCGGGACTCCTGGTCGCCGCTGCTCGTACCGGCGTTGGTGTGCAGGTTGTAGAGGTCGACGAAGACGCCGTCGGTGATCCGGTGACGGGTGAGGGTGAAGCCCTTGGGGGTGAGGCAGTCACCGGAGTCGAACTGGCAGGAGTCCCAGTCGCCGCGTTCGAAGTCGTCGGTGTCGTACGGAATCTTGGAGAGTGTGTTGAGGCCGGAGCCGATGCCGGCGCCGCCGCTGGTCGGGGTGCGGTACGCGTGCGTGGTGTCGGCCGCGTACAGGTAGGCGTGGTAGTTGAAGTCCTCCTGGACGTGCACGATGTCGTACGGGCCGAGGCGCTGCCCGATCAGGGTGTGCGCGGTCTCGCGGTCGGTCTCGGCGCTGGAGATCAGCTCGGGGAGGCCGGCGACGTTGTAGGTGAGGACGTTGAAGGAGCCGCCGGTGGGGGCGGCGGCCGAGGCGGGGCTGGGAGCGGTGACCAGCGTGGCGAGCACGCACACCGTGAGGATTCTCCGGACCATAGAGGGCAGCCTATGGCCTTTCCTACCCGGCGGTAACCTCACGTCGAGAAATGTTCACGTTCACAACAGCGAGCGTTGTCCTCGCCGCCGCCTGATCCACCGAAGCTGGGTCCCGATCTTGACCCCTCTCGATCCTGACCCCTCTGTCGATGGAGTTCCCGTGAACGTCAGCCGCCGCAGCCTCCTGAAAGCCGCCGGAGCCGCCGGAGCCGCCGGTCTGGCCGCCGCTCCCGGCCTGGTCCCGACGCCGGCCTTCGCGGCGGCCGCGTCCGTCACCGGCTCGTTCACCGGCTCGGTCACCAGCCCCGTCATCGGCTCCTTCGTCGACTCCTACAAGACGAACACCACGGCGAACCTGACCGCCGAGACCAACGCGGCCGTCCGCATCCTCTCCGGCTTCCAGCGGGTGTGGAGCACCGGCGCCGCATGGAACACCGGCACCGTCCTGGACGAGGCGTTCCTGCGGGCCAACGTCCGCTACGTCGTCCGGACCACCCGCAACCGGACCGCCGCCGAGGCCGCCCGCTCGTTCGTGGTGGACCGGCAGCACCAGAGCTACTCGGTGATCGCCGGCCTCGGCCCGCTCGCCGGCGTCTACCAGGCCGGATCGCTCGCCGTCACCGGCATCACGGCCGCCCCGGAGACCACCCCGGCCACCACGGTCAGCGACGCGGTCCCGGCCGGCGCGCCCGCCGGATCCACGCTCGGCGCCGGCAACCCCGCCTCCGCGCTCGGCAAGGTGGTCACGCTGGTCAACACCGTGCGCGGCAACTGGTCGTCGGGCAACCCGAGCAAGTTCGCCTTCCAGTACCCGCGCCCGTGGCGGATGACCGACGACAGCGAGGTCGTCGACACCGGCGCGGTCGACGAGTTCGGCTACCCGGTCTACGACTCCGGCGTCGTGGTCACCCCGCAACTGCTGCGCCAGCGCGGCACCAACCCGGCCGAGGACGGCGGCTACGTCAGCGGCCACACCAACGCGCTGTTCATGGCCGCGCTCGCCTTCGCGTACGCCGTCCCGGAGCGTTTCCAGG includes these proteins:
- a CDS encoding jacalin-like lectin produces the protein MVRRILTVCVLATLVTAPSPASAAAPTGGSFNVLTYNVAGLPELISSAETDRETAHTLIGQRLGPYDIVHVQEDFNYHAYLYAADTTHAYRTPTSGGAGIGSGLNTLSKIPYDTDDFERGDWDSCQFDSGDCLTPKGFTLTRHRITDGVFVDLYNLHTNAGTSSGDQESRADNLNQLTAFITTHSAGNAVIVMGDTNTRYTRAADTIRDFTAANGLTDAWVRLERGGSAPAAGSDALVCDAAAVTDTCEVVDKILYRSGRAVTLTATDYHNEDAGFRTDDGLMLSDHFPVSTAFGWTANPDYQLSDQFGGPHGDHYNDIVSVPAAARATVIGLRASSRVDQVNLTLATGTVLAHGGTGGTAKSLTLGSGEYVTGAYLCRAAYSGHTRIFYARFTTNLGNSVAGGTTTSDCVTRTAPAGWQIAGFHGRSGSAVDKLGVIYTRR